Proteins encoded within one genomic window of Microbacterium sp. zg-B185:
- a CDS encoding acyl-CoA dehydrogenase family protein: MTAAAPTDLFGYHELLTDLELAKLQSLRDLLQEHARPHLSDWWERAESPVHLRALLAELHLEDDPGLLDQDGRLSPFYVGFRHFELARFDMSIGTLYGGQVSMFRTVVREGGSPEQVARLDPLIPSFAVTGCFALTEPLHGSDVAGGMETTATREGDTWRISGRKRWIGNAAQSDIIVVVARDAADGRTKAFLVPRDSPGLSLADITGKISLRMVRNADILLEDVRVDESQRLQRIDSFRDLSAILAKLRYAVGWNAAGLQAGAYEAALAYALRREQFGRPIAGFQLIQEKLTRMLGNATATLAMTVRLTELHRRGAMADEHAALTKTWAADRARETVALAREICGAEGIRVENDVARFFADAEALYTFEGTHEVNSLIVGKAITGLSAFTR; encoded by the coding sequence GTGACCGCGGCTGCGCCGACCGACCTGTTCGGCTACCACGAGCTGCTGACCGACCTCGAGCTGGCCAAGCTGCAGTCGCTGCGGGATCTGCTTCAGGAGCACGCCCGGCCGCACCTGTCCGATTGGTGGGAGCGGGCGGAGTCGCCCGTGCATCTGCGGGCGCTGCTGGCCGAACTGCACCTGGAGGACGATCCCGGTCTACTCGACCAGGACGGCCGGCTGAGCCCCTTCTACGTCGGCTTCCGGCATTTCGAGCTGGCCCGCTTCGACATGTCGATCGGCACCCTCTACGGCGGCCAGGTCAGCATGTTCCGCACCGTCGTGCGCGAGGGCGGATCACCCGAGCAGGTCGCACGCCTGGATCCCCTCATCCCGTCGTTCGCAGTGACCGGCTGCTTCGCGCTGACCGAGCCGCTGCACGGGTCGGATGTGGCCGGAGGCATGGAGACCACCGCGACTCGCGAGGGCGACACCTGGCGGATCAGCGGCAGGAAGCGCTGGATCGGCAACGCGGCGCAGTCGGACATCATCGTCGTCGTGGCGCGGGATGCCGCCGATGGCCGCACCAAGGCGTTCCTGGTCCCCCGCGACTCTCCCGGGCTGAGCCTTGCGGACATCACCGGCAAGATCAGCCTGCGCATGGTCCGCAACGCGGACATCCTCCTGGAAGACGTGCGCGTGGACGAATCGCAGCGGCTGCAGCGGATCGACTCGTTCCGCGATCTGTCCGCCATCCTCGCCAAGCTGCGCTACGCGGTCGGCTGGAACGCCGCGGGTCTCCAGGCCGGCGCCTACGAGGCCGCACTCGCGTACGCGCTGCGCCGCGAGCAGTTCGGGCGTCCGATCGCCGGCTTCCAGCTGATCCAGGAGAAGCTGACCCGGATGCTGGGCAACGCCACCGCCACGCTCGCGATGACGGTGCGCTTGACCGAGCTGCATCGGCGGGGGGCCATGGCCGATGAGCACGCCGCTCTCACCAAGACATGGGCTGCCGACCGCGCGCGAGAGACGGTCGCCCTGGCCCGGGAGATCTGCGGCGCGGAGGGCATCCGCGTCGAGAACGACGTGGCACGCTTCTTCGCCGACGCCGAAGCCCTGTACACGTTCGAGGGCACGCACGAGGTCAACTCGCTCATCGTCGGCAAGGCCATCACAGGGCTGAGCGCCTTCACGCGCTGA